A part of Leishmania panamensis strain MHOM/PA/94/PSC-1 chromosome 34 sequence genomic DNA contains:
- a CDS encoding Bem46-like serine peptidase (TriTrypDB/GeneDB-style sysID: LpmP.34.3890): MSFGGFLLSAGLYLLLVALFVSLFLHIMSFRYRSQQNRLLYYPQIPPESREVCEDPVALGIPYAERVCVTTSDKVRLWGYMLWPGPSSSVEKGSNCSTPDAIGRTSPNVGTTVGGVRVEVDGAGDLTDSISAGSTLSSSNRNASLSSGMPSFVMLYFHGNAGNVGHRLPLAQAFVAHLKCAVMMVDYRGFGLSDDAEQTQETLELDAQACFDYLWKDPRVPRDRIVVMGTSLGGAVSIHLAAHRHYARRVFAVIVENSFSSIGDMASALSRPILTKLASRCPSLAAGVFDYYVKPLALRISWNSAQKVTKVMVPMLFLSGMCDEIVPPEQMRTLYKAATKCLRDGNGRSLTIPLRRFLEFEEGRHNNLPLMPGYMSAVQEFLTDVRNSGSAAAI; encoded by the coding sequence ATGAGCTTTGGcggctttcttctctcggCGGGACTCTACTTGCTCCTGGTCGCCCTATTCGTGTCGCTGTTTCTGCACATTATGAGCTTTCGCTACCGCAGTCAGCAGAACCGGCTACTCTACTACCCACAGATTCCCCCAGAGAGCCGCGAGGTCTGCGAAGACCCGGTGGCCCTTGGCATCCCTTACGcggagcgtgtgtgtgtcaccaCCTCTGACAAAGTGAGATTGTGGGGCTACATGCTATGGCCAGGGCCTTCGTCGTcagtggagaagggcagCAATTGCAGCACCCCCGACGCGATTGGACGCACATCCCCGAATGTGGGCACTACAGTGGGAGGGGTGCGTGTGGAGGTGGATGGAGCAGGTGACCTTACAGACAGCATCAGCGCCGGCAGCACCCTGTCCAGCAGCAACCGAAACGCCAGCTTATCGAGCGGGATGCCGAGCTTTGTGATGCTGTACTTTCATGGAAACGCCGGTAACGTTGGCCATCGCCTGCCTCTTGCTCAGGCCTTTGTGGCGCATCTGAAGTGCGCTGTGATGATGGTCGACTATCGTGGTTTCGGGCTTAGCGATGACGCGGAGCAGACGCAGGAGACGCTGGAGCTGGATGCGCAAGCCTGCTTTGACTATTTGTGGAAGGACCCTCGAGTGCCCCGTGATCGTATCGTGGTCATGGGCACCAGCCTCGGTGGCGCTGTTTCGATCCACTTGGCTGCCCACAGGCACTACGCCCGTCGTGTTTTTGCTGTGATTGTAGAGAACTCCTTCAGCTCCATTGGCGATATGGCCTCTGCACTGAGTCGGCCAATCCTGACGAAGTTGGCAAGCCGATGCCCAAGCCTCGCGGCCGGGGTCTTCGATTACTACGTCAAACCCTTGGCATTGCGGATTAGCTGGAACAGCGCGCAAAAGGTGACGAAGGTTATGGTGCCgatgctcttcctctctggtATGTGTGATGAGATAGTGCCACCAGAGCAGATGCGGACACTATACAAGGCAGCGACAAAGTGCCTGCGTGATGGCAACGGCAGGAGCCTCACCATCCCGTTGCGTCGCTTTCTCGAGTTCGAGGAAGGGCGGCACAACAACCTGCCGCTGATGCCCGGCTACATGAGCGCTGTGCAGGAATTTCTCACAGACGTGCGCAACAGTGGGAGTGCGGCAGCCATTTGA
- a CDS encoding hypothetical protein (TriTrypDB/GeneDB-style sysID: LpmP.34.3920) yields the protein MHRCLFPILISSNDLFFLFLSVSYSSSRKPARTMSAPSTSAADITEGTEDDMALRFLNHCLSNAVQVHYLVTSSLQGGDWQTSTLLGAEAQAYMRALLAAYASSSTFRRRLVSGDSLHYLQCLTDEATRADFVRVAAAPSFSFASS from the coding sequence ATGCACAGGTGCCTCTTTCCAATACTCATCTCTTCCAAcgatcttttttttctctttctctctgtgagcTACTCGAGTTCTAGGAAACCAGCAAGGACCATGTCGGCCCCGTCGACTTCCGCGGCTGACATAACGGAAGGCACCGAGGACGACATGGCCCTTCGATTCCTGAACCACTGCCTCAGCAATGCTGTGCAGGTACACTACCTTGTCACCAGCTCCTTGCAAGGGGGCGACTGGCAGACCTCCACGCTTCTGGGAGCGGAGGCGCAAGCGTACATGCGTGCATTGCTTGCCGCGTATGCGTCCAGCAGCACGTTTCGGCGCCGACTTGTCTCTGGGGACTCGTTGCACTACCTTCAGTGCTTGACAGATGAGGCGACCCGAGCCGACTTTGTGCGTgttgcggcagcgccgtctttctcctttgcgtCTTCTTGA
- a CDS encoding protein kinase A catalytic subunit isoform 1 (TriTrypDB/GeneDB-style sysID: LpmP.34.3880), giving the protein MSSAAMDKGAAPALILPKREEKSKSPTNVSNPLDPSKPAIATNAKSAYLFEKPDTSYWALSDFEMKNTLGTGSFGRVRIAHRKGTDEYYAIKCLKKREVIKMKQQQHLAQEKGILMEVSHPFIVNMMCSFQDEKKVYFVLEFVMGGEMFTHLRTAGRFPNDVAKFYHAELVLAFEYLHSLDVIYRDLKPENLLLDNKGHVKVTDFGFAKKVPDRTFTLCGTPEYLAPEVIQSKGHGKAVDWWTMGVLLYEFIAGYPPFYDDTPFRIYEKILAGRLKFPNWFDGRARDLVKGLLQTDHTKRLGTLKGGPADVKNHPYFHGANWDKLYARYYPAPIPVRVKSPGDTSNFEKYPDSPVDRTPALTSAQQAEFKGF; this is encoded by the coding sequence ATGTCGTCTGCTGCCATGGACAAaggtgcagcgccggcgtTAATCCTcccgaagagagaggaaaagtcGAAGTCACCAACGAATGTCTCGAATCCGCTCGACCCGTCGAAGCCGGCCATCGCGACAAACGCCAAGTCAGCCTATTTATTTGAGAAGCCCGACACCTCTTACTGGGCACTCTCAGACTTTGAGATGAAGAACACGCTCGGCACCGGGTCCTTCGGTCGTGTGCGCATAGCCCACCGCAAAGGCACGGACGAGTACTACGCAATCAAATGCCTGAAGAAGCGGGAGGTCATCAagatgaagcagcagcagcaccttgcACAGGAGAAGGGGATATTGATGGAGGTGTCGCACCCGTTCATCGTGAACATGATGTGCTCTTTCCAAGACGAGAAGAAGGTGTACTTTGTGTTGGAGTTCGTGATGGGCGGCGAGATGTtcacgcacctgcgcactGCAGGGCGGTTTCCTAACGACGTGGCGAAGTTCTACCATGCGGAGCTGGTGCTTGCGTTCGAGTACCTGCACTCGCTAGACGTGATCTATCGCGATCTGAAGCCAGAGAACCTGCTGCTGGACAACAAGGGGCACGTTAAAGTGACGGACTTTGGGTTTGCGAAGAAGGTGCCCGACCGGACCTTCACGCTGTGCGGGACGCCAGAGTACCTTGCACCAGAGGTGATCCAGAGCAAGGGCCATGGGAAGGCGGTGGACTGGTGGACGATgggcgtgctgctgtacgAATTCATCGCAGGATACCCGCCGTTCTACGACGACACCCCGTTCCGGATCTACGAGAAGATTCTTGCTGGGCGGCTGAAGTTCCCCAACTGGTTCGATGGCCGCGCGCGCGACCTTGTGAAGGGGCTTCTGCAGACGGATCACACAAAGCGTCTGGGGACGCTGAAGGGCGGGCCCGCGGACGTGAAGAACCACCCGTATTTCCATGGTGCGAACTGGGACAAGTTGTATGCACGCTACTACCCCGCGCCGATCCCGGTGAGGGTGAAGAGCCCTGGCGACACGAGCAACTTCGAGAAGTACCCGGATAGCCCGGTCGACCGCACGCCTGCGTTGAcgtcggcgcagcaggcTGAGTTCAAAGGCTTTTAG
- a CDS encoding chaperone protein DNAJ, putatative (TriTrypDB/GeneDB-style sysID: LpmP.34.3910): MLKDYYAILDVLPRASGEEIRRAFKRLALQFHPDKIGTGAATEPTSTVHTGEPSLAPKRPENALATASVISSNASTASLQSLSRDFTDIQEAYEVLGDVARRYLYDMNYQELLALQQHRQQEERKRFDAHARAVAEAARQVRERECLRQQQQQQQQQRSHQPQNTNSSSTIECSTTAAADLRINASVPSPPHHAAPLSRGQGAKNTGVSAPSSRPDDAPLDKRRHKRRESTENRKEGNRSLGDLAGDTSGDAESSQAHYLFTAPTRSHEVGRCTEEGRARRQERDCTAKGRHTSSRTQRRISGLDTKYTRHRMATTLPAVFVLSSSVPFSWGETAAQTCPSVAEPSRSPGGRWYRHTAPRDGEETEEPELPVEYYYQRSIERTLRVFFGVQHLE, from the coding sequence ATGTTGAAGGACTACTACGCCATTCTCGATGTACTGCCGCGCGCCTCCGGTGAGGAGATCCGCCGCGCCTTCAAGCGTCTGGCACTCCAGTTCCATCCGGACAAGATCGGCACTGGCGCGGCGACTGAGCCGACCTCCACAGTACATACCGGCGAGCCCAGTCTCGCCCCAAAGAGACCAGAGAATGCATTAGCCACTGCTAGCGTTATCAGCTCAAATGCATCGACAGCCTCGTTGCAGTCACTCTCGAGGGATTTCACGGACATTCAAGAGGCCTACGAGGTTCTGGGTGACGTCGCGCGACGCTACCTGTATGACATGAACTACCAAGAACTGTTGGCCTTACAGCAACATCGtcagcaggaggagcgcaagcgCTTCGACGCCCATGCGCGGGCTGTGGCTGAGGCAGCTCGGCAGGTCCGAGAACGTGAATGcttgcggcagcagcagcagcaacagcagcagcagcggagccaTCAGCCGCAGAATACCAACTCATCTTCCACGATTGaatgcagcaccaccgccgccgcggatCTTCGCATTAATGCCTCTGTTCCCTCACCACCCCACCATGCCGCACCTCTCAGTCGAGGGCAAGGAGCGAAGAACACCGGTGTCTCTGCGCCGTCCTCTCGACCTGACGATGCACCTCTGGACAAGCGACGGCATAAGAGACGGGAATCAACGGAAAACAGGAAGGAGGGCAACCGTTCGCTAGGGGACCTTGCGGGCGATACGAGTGGTGACGCTGAGTCGTCGCAGGCTCATTACCTTTTCACAGCGCCGACGCGGTCGCACGAGGTCGGCCGCTGCACCGAGGAAGGGCGGGCAAGAAGACAAGAACGTGACTGTACTGCTAAAGGACGTCATACCTCGAGCCGGACTCAGAGGCGTATCAGCGGCCTCGACACGAAGTACACACGACATCGCATGGCAACAACTCTGCCGGCTGTGTTTGTGCTGTCGAGTTCGGTACCGTTCAGTTGGGGTGAGACGGCCGCGCAGACGTGCCCGTCTGTAGCCGAACCAAGCCGTTCGCCAGGGGGGCGGTGGTACCGCCACACTGCGCCTCGTGACGGCGAGGAGACTGAGGAGCCCGAGTTGCCAGTGGAGTACTACTACCAGCGTTCCATTGAACGCACGCTGCGCGTGTTCTTCGGCGTGCAGCATCTAGAGTGA
- a CDS encoding ATP-dependent RNA helicase, putative (TriTrypDB/GeneDB-style sysID: LpmP.34.3900): MANTWETMKGATLSEPTLAFLRDNMKFTTMAPVQARTIPLFLTNYDVVVEAITGSGKTLAYLIPCLEMLLRPRCREVAKECNNAVFTVLVLPSRELAQQVFQIVKRMLHFVTKGYKNGTPANGLPAYSYQCFIGGRDIQRDVEEFCKQGGNVLVGTPGRLYELLVSSKYASLFNFSQFELLILDEADKLLEFGFRAKLDAILKRLPKQRRTGLFSATQTKELAELARAGMRNPVSVTVRINSLNSANVDTAKPQIPERLSNFYAFTQASEKLDRLVEFLASHKDEKVLVYAMTCASVEWLYEALATVLWKDDADNVFALHGQMKLEKRQKVHRQVTKRSRCVLVCTDVASRGLDIPKVGVVVQYDPPVDPNTFIHRIGRTARMGRSGESVVFLMPQELEYISFMRLQNVPLEALDEERDSVDAAKDAVRSMNARRTLLSSKLSDKCKAIHQAHREKQLSRRERRQQLHEAHRAMVEGKNQRLTKKKEVMGDMCESPSILALRREECHNEKLLSLAARAFVSFLRAYKEHECRYIFQLQLIDLTDLTHGFGLFKIPNCGEIKRMRVLRIPLQEEFAPFVKEMATALREKRQRASEEQSSAAADGGGGDKGPDAKRHRTERNEKLEALKLLKMSKSERSRAWKQAELDELLKDSYYVKMERRGKVKQHVVDEKMGMDAIENSFMSSRERKEAQLTRKAR, from the coding sequence ATGGCGAACACGTGGGAAACAATGAAGGGGGCTACACTCAGCGAGCCGACCCTGGCGTTCCTCCGCGACAACATGAAGTTCACGACAATGGCCCCCGTCCAGGCTCGCACCATTCCACTCTTCCTCACCAACTACGACGTGGTTGTGGAGGCCatcaccggcagcggcaagacgcTCGCATACCTTATCCCATGCCtggagatgctgctgcgaccACGGTGCCGTGAGGTTGCGAAAGAGTGCAATAATGCCGTCTTTACCGTTCTCGTGTTGCCATCGAGGGAGTTGGCGCAGCAGGTGTTTCAGATTGTGAAGCGCATGCTGCACTTTGTGACCAAAGGATACAAAAATGGCACCCCAGCGAACGGCCTTCCCGCCTACTCGTACCAGTGCTTCATCGGCGGGCGCGACATCCAGCGCGACGTCGAGGAATTCTGCAAGCAGGGCGGCAACGTACTCGTCGGTACACCAGGCCGCCTCTACGAGCTGCTCGTCTCCTCAAAGTACGCGAGCCTCTTCAACTTTAGTCAGTTCGAGCTTCTCATTCTTGACGAGGCCGACAAACTGCTCGAGTTCGGCTTTAGGGCAAAACTGGATGCGATCCTGAAGCGGCTGccgaagcagcgccgcaccggcTTGTTCAGTGCGACGCAGACAAAAgagctggcggagctggcgcgGGCGGGAATGCGCAATCCGGTGTCCGTCACCGTCCGTATTAATTCCCTCAACTCCGCCAACGTTGATACTGCAAAGCCGCAGATTCCGGAGCGGCTTTCCAACTTCTATGCCTTCACGCAGGCATCGGAGAAGCTGGATCGCCTCGTTGAGTTCCTGGCGTCGCACAAGGACGAGAAGGTGCTTGTCTACGCCATGACGTGTGCAAGCGTGGAGTGGCTCTACGAGGCGCTCGCGACGGTGCTGTGGAAAGACGACGCTGACAATGTCTTTGCTCTCCACGGACAGATGAAGCTGGAGAAGCGACAGAAGGTGCACCGGCAAGTCACGAAGCGTTCGAGGTGCGTTCTCGTCTGTACCGACGTGGCGTCACGCGGGCTGGATATCCCGAAAGtgggcgtggtggtgcagtaCGACCCGCCAGTGGACCCCAACACATTCATCCACCGTATCGGCCGCACAGCGCGCATGGGACGCAGTGGTGAGAGTGTCGTCTTTCTCATGCCGCAGGAACTAGAATACATCAGCTTCATGCGGCTGCAGAACGTGCCCCTGGAAGCCCTCGATGAGGAGCGGGAcagcgtcgacgccgccaaGGATGCGGTGCGTAGCATGAACGCGCGACGCACGCTGCTGAGCTCCAAGTTGTCGGATAAGTGTAAGGCGATTCATCAGGCGCACCGTGAGAAGCAACTGAGCcggcgagagcgccgccagcagtTGCACGAGGCGCATCGAGCGATGGTGGAGGGAAAGAACCAGCGACTCACGAAAAAGAAGGAGGTGATGGGAGACATGTGCGAGAGTCCCTCCATTCTCGCGCTGCGTCGAGAGGAGTGCCACAACGAGAAGTTGCTGAGCCTCGCCGCCCGCGCCTTCGTGTCGTTCCTGCGGGCCTACAAGGAACACGAGTGTCGTTACATCTTTCAACTGCAGCTCATCGACCTCACTGACCTGACGCACGGCTTCGGGCTTTTCAAGATTCCCAACTGTGGCGAGATCAAGCGGATGCGTGTGCTCCGCATTCCTCTGCAGGAGGAATTCGCTCCATTTGTGAAGGAGATGGCGACTGCGCTGCgggagaagcggcagcgtgccAGTGAGGAGCAGtccagcgcggcagcggatggcggcggcggcgataaAGGCCCAGACGCGAAGAGGCACCGCACGGAGCGCAACGAGAAactggaggcgctgaagctgctgaagatgTCCAAGTCAgagcgcagccgcgcctgGAAGCAGGCGGAGCTAGACGAGCTGCTCAAGGATAGCTACTACGTCAAGATGGAGCGGCGCGGCAAGGTAAAGCAGCACGTGGTGGACGAGAAGATGGGCATGGACGCAATTGAGAACTCTTTCATGAGTTCGCGAGAGCGGAAGGAGGCCCAGCTTACCCGCAAGGCCCGCTGA
- a CDS encoding protein kinase, putative (TriTrypDB/GeneDB-style sysID: LpmP.34.3930) — protein sequence MLGSVDAIDYDGDRVRKVVLRFPALRSGDSESVKEVWPCERIGQGSFGTVYRAFSADYPRLALKISTGKGMRLRQELDVLSRVCTKGHLLLPRFEFGALNKTADLIVIGMELCVPSTLHDLLLSTRITSEAEMLFMAHQAVQAVSYVHMEGCIHRDVKLQNFVFDLDGNLKLIDFGLACNSLKPPAGDVVAGTVSFMSPEMAHNALHKDKRVSVGVAADVWSLGIVLFSIFTQRNPYPSMETPAQAADGFSSGTKNGGAAGTAAAGVSGPGETMSGVEGARGNSVSWQQRMNERLLRRVAAGDWHWPVGVTVSHDLKQLVNSILVTNPEERPSVETILANKVWSLRRRYPPAAVAAFLGVQDDFLLSHDEAHLMRAVEERSAGVTASLLNSRLHSPASTSSEGNGEANPQHSNNDSVRSGGPRTPDTTTPPARGSLKVVQRCGEGGVDGAVAVQVYDVRASTRKRGKPIREISVVMAAETAKTRRSKSARRAKGVVSAPSSCGASRAASAEGDKRTASLADTALQPSATHTCINSGDDEDEGEVMNRGASPSKHHNRGVLPVRLQDTLDTADTTAAEQRDNLWCSKTSVESSCATPPLFASDQIRPGLQRSGSVELLEDAEAPTVVRVKPSSHNRAASGSRRKRDTSLRQAFSPTLKGGLRGTSGGVPGSTGTTTSAQVLVSQLTSRTASPPSAMNPSPSSSRQASLRRQGSSSATTVSSALGRAGHKGSSLAMKRAQRVALELSLNVIGQDEADHRRTLSAMLLIEHAWLLASFRLTIEEDQERYSITWLAEEQEKSAAHPHRFKEVLQVMGKKYQYGFVCDLCDYEFLPAGPEEKDLHFFHCPCGRDLCPDCYTAYQQQCTCSCCRVVHPNSCVLREHLFRTGGTQYYIGSRTGSAVAQAGGVRCSFQAAVNHDEEKESRDERSVPPELPRRRGRPPKQDKNHSPVKQKGNRAAKDTHHRRRGTQAAVDVSVGEVDEMAQLHLPRISIAAMQQQEKRGRGAGASGKVAPPHRPEDVVVKQRPVESVPEGPWRPFARYKKDRRDEEARQPTPEERDALLNGEWIRHFYLFPHAEPEHDRASGTRADEEEEEPYAFVYHAQPGRTGAIFLTSDFSMHSAVFSMLERQFFVVNQVDTLEGADSTHATSLLKAKAHPELRIAFHALQDIVAYDTNMMKQQRAPGTVSVYQAPRSAYSCNGEPFLYVRWFRFNENRTLSAFLLSNGAVQVFVNNEYELRWFDESRKFLIRYNGVCELVDDGTFALAPAINHLLYDSFDV from the coding sequence ATGCTCGGCTCTGTTGATGCTATTGACTACGACGGGGACCGTGTGCGCAAGGTGGTGTTGCGATTTCCTGCTTTGCGTAGTGGCGACTCGGAGAGCGTGAAGGAGGTGTGGCCGTGTGAGCGCATTGGTCAGGGCTCCTTCGGCACTGTGTACCGTGCTTTTAGCGCCGACTATCCGCGTCTTGCTCTCAAGATTTCAACGGGTAAGGGCATGCGGCTTCGCCAGGAGCTCGATGTTCTGAGTCGTGTGTGCACCAAAGGGCACCTCCTGCTCCCACGCTTCGAGTTCGGCGCGCTCAACAAGACAGCAGACTTGATCGTTATTGGGATGGAGCTATGTGTGCCGAGCACACTGCACGACCTTCTCCTTAGCACCCGTATCACCAGCGAAGCAGAGATGCTTTTCATGGCGCACCAGGCAGTACAGGCCGTCTCGTACGTGCATATGGAGGGCTGCATTCACCGAGACGTCAAGCTACAGAACTTTGTCTTTGACCTCGACGGTAACCTGAAGCTGATTGACTTTGGCCTCGCGTGTAACTCGCTTAAGCCACCGGCAGGGGATGTGGTGGCAGGCACGGTGTCGTTCATGTCTCCAGAAATGGCGCACAATGCCCTTCACAAGGACAAGCGCGTGAGCGTCGGTGTGGCTGCCGATGTGTGGTCGCTGGGGATTGTCCTCTTTTCTATTTTCACGCAGCGGAACCCGTACCCGTCGATGGAGACACCGGCTCAGGCAGCGGACGGCTTCTCCAGTGGCACAAAgaacggcggtgctgctggtactgctgcggcgggcgTGAGTGGTCCTGGGGAGACCATGAGTGGCGTGGAGGGCGCAAGGGGCAACAGCGTGAgttggcagcagcgcatgaaTGAGCGTCTGCTACGCCGCGTGGCGGCCGGCGACTGGCATTGGCCTGTAGGCGTTACAGTGTCGCATGACCTGAAGCAACTTGTAAACTCCATCCTTGTCACCAACCCCGAGGAGCGACCAAGCGTGGAGACAATACTGGCGAACAAGGTGTGGAGCTTGCGGCGCCGTTATCcacctgcagctgtggcggcaTTCCTCGGGGTGCAGGATGACTTCCTGCTCTCTCATGATGAGGCCCATCTGATGcgtgcggtggaggagcgtAGCGCTGGTGTGACAGCATCACTGCTGAACAGCCGCCTACACAGCCCTGCCTCGACCTCGAGCGAGGGCAATGGGGAGGCCAAtccgcagcacagcaacaaTGACAGCGTACGCAGCGGTGGCCCACGTACGCCTGACACAACTACGCCACCGGCGCGTGGGTCTCtcaaggtggtgcagcgctgcggggAGGGCGGTGTTGATGGGGCGGTCGCAGTGCAGGTGTATGACGTGCGCGCCAGCACCCGCAAGCGCGGCAAGCCCATCCGCGAGATATCTGTCGTCATGGCGGCAGAGACGGCCAAAACACGACGATCTAAATCTGCCCGACGGGCAAAGGGTGTTGTGTCGGCTCCCTCGTCCTGCGGCGCCTCAAGAGCAGCGTCGGCTGAAGGCGACAAGCGAACAGCATCCTTGGCTGATACGGCGTTGCAGCCCAGTGCCACGCATACGTGTAtcaacagcggcgacgatgaGGATGAGGGGGAAGTGATGAACCGCGGCGCCAGCCCGTCGAAGCATCACAACCGCGGCGTGCTGCCTGTGCGACTGCAGGATACCCTGgacaccgccgacaccacagcagccgagCAGAGGGACAACTTATGGTGTTCCAAGACATCAGTGGAGTCATCCTGTGCCACGCCACCTCTGTTCGCGAGCGACCAAATACGCCCCGGTCTTCAGCGTAGCGGGAGTGTGGAGCTTCTGGAGGACGCGGAGGCGCCAACTGTAGTGAGGGTGAAGCCCTCGTCGCACAACAGGGCTGCATCGGGGAGCAGAAGAAAACGCGATACGTCTCTACGTCAGGCTTTCTCGCCGACCCTCAAAGGTGGCCTTCGCGGCACATCCGGTGGTGTGCCAGGCAGTACAGGGACAACGACATCTGCGCAGGTGCTCGTCTCTCAGCTGACAAGCCGCACCGCGTCGCCGCCTTCAGCCATGAACCCATCCCCATCGTCCTCGCGACAAGCGTCGCTGAGGCGGCAGGGGTCCTCtagcgccaccaccgtttCCTCCGCACTGGGGCGTGCGGGTCACAAGGGATCCTCACTGGCGATGAAACGTGCGCAGCGTGTCGCGCTTGAGCTCAGTCTAAATGTTATTGGCCAAGACGAGGCGGACCATCGTCGTACGCTTTCTGCGATGCTGCTGATCGAGCATGCATGGCTGCTCGCCAGCTTTCGGCTGACCATCGAGGAGGACCAGGAGCGCTACAGCATCACATGGCTTgcagaggagcaggagaagtccgccgcccacccacaccgcttcaaggaggtgctgcaggtgatGGGCAAGAAGTACCAGTACGGCTTTGTTTGTGACCTGTGCGACTACGAGTTCCTCCCAGCCGGCCCAGAGGAAAAAGACTTGCACTTCTTTCACTGCCCCTGCGGCCGCGACCTGTGCCCAGACTGCTACACAGCGtatcagcagcagtgcacgtGCTCCTGTTGCCGTGTGGTGCATCCGAACAGCTGTGTGCTGCGGGAGCACCTTTTTCGGACTGGCGGAACGCAGTACTACATCGGGTCGAGAACAGGGAGCGCAGTTGCGCAGGCAGGTGGTGTGCGGTGCTCATTCCAGGCCGCCGTCAACCATgatgaggagaaggagagtcGAGACGAGAGATCGGTGCCGCCTGAGCTGCCTCGCCGTCGTGGCCGGCCCCCCAAGCAGGACAAGAACCACTCTCCTGTGAAGCAGAAGGGCAACCGAGCCGCCAAGGACACCCACCATCGGCGACGTGGCACGCAGGCCGCCGTTGACGTTAGTGTGGGCGAGGTGGATGAGATGGCGCAACTTCACCTGCCTCGAATTTCGATTGCTGCAATGCAACAACAGGAAAAGCGTGGCCGCGGAGCAGGAGCCTCTGGGAAAGTAGCGCCGCCACACCGGCCAGAGGATGTGGTGGTGAAACAGCGACCGGTAGAGAGCGTCCCGGAGGGCCCGTGGAGGCCGTTTGCGCGCTACAAGAAGGATCGAAGGGATGAGGAAGCGCGGCAGCCGACGCCGGAGGAGCGCGACGCGTTGCTGAATGGGGAGTGGATTCGACACTTTTACCTGTTTCCGCACGCTGAACCAGAGCACGATCGTGCTTCCGGGACTAGGgccgatgaggaggaggaggagccgtACGCGTTCGTCTACCATGCACAGCCAGGCCGCACCGGGGCCATTTTTCTCACAAGTGACTTTTCGATGCACTCGGCGGTTTTTTCCATGCTGGAGCGGCAGTTTTTCGTTGTGAATCAGGTGGATACCTTAGAGGGCGCGGATTCCACCCATGCGACGTCGCTGCTCAAGGCAAAGGCTCACCCCGAGCTCAGGATTGCTTTCCACGCACTGCAGGACATTGTAGCGTATGACACGAACATGATgaaacagcagcgcgcccCTGGTACCGTCTCTGTATACCAGGCACCTCGCAGCGCCTACAGCTGCAATGGCGAGCCTTTCCTCTATGTGCGATGGTTCCGCTTCAACGAGAACCGTACCCTCAGcgcctttctcctttccaaCGGCGCTGTTCAGGTGTTTGTAAACAACGAGTATGAATTGCGCTGGTTTGATGAGAGCCGAAAGTTTCTCATCCGCTACAACGGCGTGTGTGAGCTGGTCGACGACGGCACCTTTGCACTGGCCCCGGCGATCAACCATCTTCTCTACGACTCATTTGACGTGTAG